One stretch of Halapricum desulfuricans DNA includes these proteins:
- a CDS encoding response regulator yields the protein MVETTGISVLHVDDDPAFADLTADMLPEQAGELTVQTATSASEGLGLLATTDFDCIVSDYQMPGQNGIEFLETVREEYPDLPFILYTGRGNEEVASDAISAGVTDYMQKASGTSQYTVLANRIRNAVGKHRQQERARATRDRLRQIIDMLPQLVFAKNEAGEYLLANEATANAYGTTVGDLEGATDADFANSQEEVEQFRADDQAVIESGEPRHIPEESLTTADGDTRLLETTKIPYDPVETDDDAVLGVSRDITERKEQKKKKICSSGTNMRMNRPSAQSQ from the coding sequence ATGGTTGAGACGACAGGGATCTCGGTGCTTCACGTCGACGATGATCCCGCCTTCGCGGATCTGACGGCTGATATGCTCCCGGAACAAGCGGGCGAGCTTACCGTCCAGACGGCCACGAGTGCCAGCGAGGGGCTTGGTCTTCTCGCCACGACTGATTTCGACTGTATCGTGAGCGACTACCAGATGCCCGGACAGAACGGCATTGAGTTCCTCGAAACGGTACGCGAGGAGTACCCCGACCTGCCGTTCATTCTGTATACCGGAAGAGGGAATGAAGAAGTCGCAAGCGACGCGATATCTGCCGGCGTCACAGACTATATGCAAAAAGCGTCCGGGACGAGCCAGTATACCGTCCTCGCCAACCGAATTCGCAACGCTGTCGGGAAACATCGTCAACAGGAACGTGCCCGGGCGACCCGTGACCGGTTGCGACAGATTATCGATATGCTTCCACAGCTCGTCTTCGCGAAAAACGAGGCCGGCGAATATCTGCTAGCGAACGAGGCGACCGCCAACGCCTACGGAACCACCGTTGGCGACCTCGAGGGAGCCACAGATGCTGACTTCGCAAACTCCCAAGAGGAAGTCGAGCAGTTCCGCGCCGACGATCAGGCCGTCATCGAATCCGGCGAACCCAGACATATACCTGAGGAGTCACTGACGACCGCAGACGGTGACACACGGCTTCTGGAGACGACAAAGATTCCCTACGACCCGGTGGAGACGGACGACGACGCCGTACTCGGCGTCTCACGGGACATTACCGAGCGCAAGGAGCAAAAAAAAAAAAAAATATGCTCCAGCGGTACCAATATGCGTATGAATCGGCCCTCAGCGCAATCGCAATAG